A single region of the Lagopus muta isolate bLagMut1 chromosome 24, bLagMut1 primary, whole genome shotgun sequence genome encodes:
- the ARL8A gene encoding ADP-ribosylation factor-like protein 8A — protein MLALFNKLLDWFRALFWKEEMELTLVGLQYSGKTTFVNVIASGQFNEDMIPTVGFNMRKITKGNVTIKLWDIGGQPRFRSMWERYCRGVSAIVYMVDAADQEKIEASKNELHNLLDKPQLQGIPVLVLGNKRDLPGALDEKELIEKMNLSAIQDREICCYSISCKEKDNIDITLQWLIQHSKSRRS, from the exons ATGCTGGCCCTTTTCAACAAGCTGCTGGACTGGTTCCGGGCGCTGTTCTGGAAGGAGGAGATGGAGCTGACCCTGGTGGGGCTGCAGTACTCGGGCAAGACCACGTTCGTCAACGTCATCGCG TCAGGCCAGTTCAATGAAGACATGATCCCAACGGTGGGCTTCAATATGAGGAAGATCACCAAAGGGAACGTTACCATAAAG CTCTGGGACATCGGCGGCCAGCCGCGCTTTCGCAGCATGTGGGAGCGGTACTGCCGTGGAGTGAGTGCCATCGT gtACATGGTGGATGCTGCTGACCAGGAGAAGATTGAGGCCTCGAAGAATGAACTTCATAACCTGCTCGACAAGCCGCAGCTCCAGGGCATCCCG GTCCTAGTCCTGGGGAACAAGCGAGATCTGCCTGGTGCCTTGGATGAGAAGGAGCTCATTGAGAAGAT GAACCTCTCTGCCATCCAGGACCGAGAGATTTGTTGCTACTCTATCTCTTGCAAAGAAAAGGACAACATTG ACATCACCCTACAGTGGCTTATTCAGCACTCGAAGTCCAGGAGAAGCTGA
- the PTPN7 gene encoding tyrosine-protein phosphatase non-receptor type 7 isoform X3: MVQSCSVCHRAHNSSLTARVATKAMDKADKPSPSVKKHVRLQERRGSNVSLVLDMSSLGSVEPIQPVCTPRDVTLQFLRTSSHVLRTEELQQHAQSLAQLQEEFSKIPPNFVSPEELEIPGRASKDRYKTILPNPESRVCLRRAGSQEEDGYINANYITKCVHYWPEKEGTYGPFTIRVQGISECAEYVVRSLSIQLEGECRHVKHILFPSWPDQQTPESAKPLLHLVSKMEEILQAAASPGPIVVHCSAGIGRTGCFIATRIGCQQLKDKGDVDILGIVCRLRIDREWSSGHELTQQSRPAKAFPRAPSRTCNLSRAPRCVSRGELPGQELHRSSPKTGRDPVAGGKLSPLSDFLSGLGVLPDELCDADHNRFSSFPVFQSQFLPTQSVQGTYQPLPQHYHLGISQSSLYLFPKHSSGPC, from the exons ATGGTCCAATCCTGCTCAGTGTGCCACAGAGCTCATAACAGCAGCCTGACAGCCCGGGTGGCCACCAAAGCCATGGACAAGGCAGACAAGCCCAGTCCCTCTGTGAAGAAGCACGTGCGGCTCCAAGAGAG GAGGGGCTCCAACGTGTCGCTGGTGCTGGACATGAGCTCGCTGGGCAGCGTGGAGCCCATCCAGCCCGTATGCACCCCACGGGACGTCACGCTGCAGTTCCTGAGGACATCCAGCCATGTGCTGAGGACGGAGGAGCTTCAGCAGCATGCCCAgagcctggcacagctgcaggaggagttCTCG AAAATCCCTCCCAACTTCGTCAGTCCGGAGGAACTGGAGATCCCTGGCCGTGCCTCCAAGGACAGATACAAAACCATCCTCCCCA ACCCCGAGAGCCGGGTGTGCCTCAGGAGAGCAGGGAGCCAGGAGGAAGACGGCTACATCAATGCCAACTACATCACG aaatgtgTCCACTACTGGCCTGAGAAGGAGGGCACCTACGGCCCCTTCACCATCCGTGTGCAGGGCATTAGCGAGTGTGCGGAGTACGTGGTCCGCAGTCTCTCCATCCAG ctGGAAGGTGAATGCCGCCACGTCAAACACATCCTCTTCCCTTCCTGGCCAGACCAGCAGACACCTGAGTCAGCCAAGCCCCTGCTGCACTTGGTGTCCAAAATGGAGGAgattctgcaggctgcagccagcccagggCCCATCGTTGTGCACTGCAG CGCAGGCATCGGTCGGACGGGCTGCTTCATTGCTACCAGGATTGGGTGCCAGCAGCTGAAAGACAAGGGAGATGTGGACATCCTGGGAATCGTGTGCCGCCTGCGCATTGACAG GGAATGGAGCAGTGGCCATGAGCTAACGCAGCAGAGCAGACCAGCCAAGGCCTTTCCTCGCGCTCCCAGCAGGACGTGCAACTTGTCTCGTGCTCCCAGATGCGTATCAAGAGGAGAGCTgccagggcaggagctgcacagaagTTCTCCCAAGACAGGCAGAGACCCCGTGGCTGGGGGGAAGTTGTCACCCCTCTCAGATTTCCTATCGGGGCTGGGAGTTTTGCCAGATGAGCTCTGTGATGCTGATCACAATCGGTTCAGCAGTTTTCCTGTCTTTCAATCTCAATTTCTACCCACTCAATCTGTCCAAGGCACTTATCAGCCATTACCACAGCACTATCATCTGGGTATCTCTCAATCCTCCCTGTATTTATTCCCCAAGCACTCCTCAGGGCCATGCTGA
- the PTPN7 gene encoding tyrosine-protein phosphatase non-receptor type 7 isoform X1 — protein MVQSCSVCHRAHNSSLTARVATKAMDKADKPSPSVKKHVRLQERRGSNVSLVLDMSSLGSVEPIQPVCTPRDVTLQFLRTSSHVLRTEELQQHAQSLAQLQEEFSKIPPNFVSPEELEIPGRASKDRYKTILPNPESRVCLRRAGSQEEDGYINANYITQGYAGRPREYIATQGPMLNTVTDFWEMVWQEEAPIIVMITKLQERKEKCVHYWPEKEGTYGPFTIRVQGISECAEYVVRSLSIQLEGECRHVKHILFPSWPDQQTPESAKPLLHLVSKMEEILQAAASPGPIVVHCSAGIGRTGCFIATRIGCQQLKDKGDVDILGIVCRLRIDREWSSGHELTQQSRPAKAFPRAPSRTCNLSRAPRCVSRGELPGQELHRSSPKTGRDPVAGGKLSPLSDFLSGLGVLPDELCDADHNRFSSFPVFQSQFLPTQSVQGTYQPLPQHYHLGISQSSLYLFPKHSSGPC, from the exons ATGGTCCAATCCTGCTCAGTGTGCCACAGAGCTCATAACAGCAGCCTGACAGCCCGGGTGGCCACCAAAGCCATGGACAAGGCAGACAAGCCCAGTCCCTCTGTGAAGAAGCACGTGCGGCTCCAAGAGAG GAGGGGCTCCAACGTGTCGCTGGTGCTGGACATGAGCTCGCTGGGCAGCGTGGAGCCCATCCAGCCCGTATGCACCCCACGGGACGTCACGCTGCAGTTCCTGAGGACATCCAGCCATGTGCTGAGGACGGAGGAGCTTCAGCAGCATGCCCAgagcctggcacagctgcaggaggagttCTCG AAAATCCCTCCCAACTTCGTCAGTCCGGAGGAACTGGAGATCCCTGGCCGTGCCTCCAAGGACAGATACAAAACCATCCTCCCCA ACCCCGAGAGCCGGGTGTGCCTCAGGAGAGCAGGGAGCCAGGAGGAAGACGGCTACATCAATGCCAACTACATCACG CAGGGCTATGCAGGACGTCCCCGGGAGTACATTGCCACCCAGGGGCCCATGCTGAACACCGTGACTGATTTCTGGGAGATGGTGTGGCAGGAGGAAGCACCCATCATCGTCATGATAACCAAGCTCCAGGAGCGCAAGGAG aaatgtgTCCACTACTGGCCTGAGAAGGAGGGCACCTACGGCCCCTTCACCATCCGTGTGCAGGGCATTAGCGAGTGTGCGGAGTACGTGGTCCGCAGTCTCTCCATCCAG ctGGAAGGTGAATGCCGCCACGTCAAACACATCCTCTTCCCTTCCTGGCCAGACCAGCAGACACCTGAGTCAGCCAAGCCCCTGCTGCACTTGGTGTCCAAAATGGAGGAgattctgcaggctgcagccagcccagggCCCATCGTTGTGCACTGCAG CGCAGGCATCGGTCGGACGGGCTGCTTCATTGCTACCAGGATTGGGTGCCAGCAGCTGAAAGACAAGGGAGATGTGGACATCCTGGGAATCGTGTGCCGCCTGCGCATTGACAG GGAATGGAGCAGTGGCCATGAGCTAACGCAGCAGAGCAGACCAGCCAAGGCCTTTCCTCGCGCTCCCAGCAGGACGTGCAACTTGTCTCGTGCTCCCAGATGCGTATCAAGAGGAGAGCTgccagggcaggagctgcacagaagTTCTCCCAAGACAGGCAGAGACCCCGTGGCTGGGGGGAAGTTGTCACCCCTCTCAGATTTCCTATCGGGGCTGGGAGTTTTGCCAGATGAGCTCTGTGATGCTGATCACAATCGGTTCAGCAGTTTTCCTGTCTTTCAATCTCAATTTCTACCCACTCAATCTGTCCAAGGCACTTATCAGCCATTACCACAGCACTATCATCTGGGTATCTCTCAATCCTCCCTGTATTTATTCCCCAAGCACTCCTCAGGGCCATGCTGA
- the PTPN7 gene encoding tyrosine-protein phosphatase non-receptor type 7 isoform X2, translating into MVQSCSVCHRAHNSSLTARVATKAMDKADKPSPSVKKHVRLQERRGSNVSLVLDMSSLGSVEPIQPVCTPRDVTLQFLRTSSHVLRTEELQQHAQSLAQLQEEFSKIPPNFVSPEELEIPGRASKDRYKTILPNPESRVCLRRAGSQEEDGYINANYITGYAGRPREYIATQGPMLNTVTDFWEMVWQEEAPIIVMITKLQERKEKCVHYWPEKEGTYGPFTIRVQGISECAEYVVRSLSIQLEGECRHVKHILFPSWPDQQTPESAKPLLHLVSKMEEILQAAASPGPIVVHCSAGIGRTGCFIATRIGCQQLKDKGDVDILGIVCRLRIDREWSSGHELTQQSRPAKAFPRAPSRTCNLSRAPRCVSRGELPGQELHRSSPKTGRDPVAGGKLSPLSDFLSGLGVLPDELCDADHNRFSSFPVFQSQFLPTQSVQGTYQPLPQHYHLGISQSSLYLFPKHSSGPC; encoded by the exons ATGGTCCAATCCTGCTCAGTGTGCCACAGAGCTCATAACAGCAGCCTGACAGCCCGGGTGGCCACCAAAGCCATGGACAAGGCAGACAAGCCCAGTCCCTCTGTGAAGAAGCACGTGCGGCTCCAAGAGAG GAGGGGCTCCAACGTGTCGCTGGTGCTGGACATGAGCTCGCTGGGCAGCGTGGAGCCCATCCAGCCCGTATGCACCCCACGGGACGTCACGCTGCAGTTCCTGAGGACATCCAGCCATGTGCTGAGGACGGAGGAGCTTCAGCAGCATGCCCAgagcctggcacagctgcaggaggagttCTCG AAAATCCCTCCCAACTTCGTCAGTCCGGAGGAACTGGAGATCCCTGGCCGTGCCTCCAAGGACAGATACAAAACCATCCTCCCCA ACCCCGAGAGCCGGGTGTGCCTCAGGAGAGCAGGGAGCCAGGAGGAAGACGGCTACATCAATGCCAACTACATCACG GGCTATGCAGGACGTCCCCGGGAGTACATTGCCACCCAGGGGCCCATGCTGAACACCGTGACTGATTTCTGGGAGATGGTGTGGCAGGAGGAAGCACCCATCATCGTCATGATAACCAAGCTCCAGGAGCGCAAGGAG aaatgtgTCCACTACTGGCCTGAGAAGGAGGGCACCTACGGCCCCTTCACCATCCGTGTGCAGGGCATTAGCGAGTGTGCGGAGTACGTGGTCCGCAGTCTCTCCATCCAG ctGGAAGGTGAATGCCGCCACGTCAAACACATCCTCTTCCCTTCCTGGCCAGACCAGCAGACACCTGAGTCAGCCAAGCCCCTGCTGCACTTGGTGTCCAAAATGGAGGAgattctgcaggctgcagccagcccagggCCCATCGTTGTGCACTGCAG CGCAGGCATCGGTCGGACGGGCTGCTTCATTGCTACCAGGATTGGGTGCCAGCAGCTGAAAGACAAGGGAGATGTGGACATCCTGGGAATCGTGTGCCGCCTGCGCATTGACAG GGAATGGAGCAGTGGCCATGAGCTAACGCAGCAGAGCAGACCAGCCAAGGCCTTTCCTCGCGCTCCCAGCAGGACGTGCAACTTGTCTCGTGCTCCCAGATGCGTATCAAGAGGAGAGCTgccagggcaggagctgcacagaagTTCTCCCAAGACAGGCAGAGACCCCGTGGCTGGGGGGAAGTTGTCACCCCTCTCAGATTTCCTATCGGGGCTGGGAGTTTTGCCAGATGAGCTCTGTGATGCTGATCACAATCGGTTCAGCAGTTTTCCTGTCTTTCAATCTCAATTTCTACCCACTCAATCTGTCCAAGGCACTTATCAGCCATTACCACAGCACTATCATCTGGGTATCTCTCAATCCTCCCTGTATTTATTCCCCAAGCACTCCTCAGGGCCATGCTGA
- the PTPN7 gene encoding tyrosine-protein phosphatase non-receptor type 7 isoform X4 encodes MVQSCSVCHRAHNSSLTARVATKAMDKADKPSPSVKKHVRLQERRGSNVSLVLDMSSLGSVEPIQPVCTPRDVTLQFLRTSSHVLRTEELQQHAQSLAQLQEEFSKIPPNFVSPEELEIPGRASKDRYKTILPNPESRVCLRRAGSQEEDGYINANYITQGYAGRPREYIATQGPMLNTVTDFWEMVWQEEAPIIVMITKLQERKEKCVHYWPEKEGTYGPFTIRVQGISECAEYVVRSLSIQLEGECRHVKHILFPSWPDQQTPESAKPLLHLVSKMEEILQAAASPGPIVVHCSAGIGRTGCFIATRIGCQQLKDKGDVDILGIVCRLRIDRGGMIQTSEQYQFLHHTLALYASQLPEAGGR; translated from the exons ATGGTCCAATCCTGCTCAGTGTGCCACAGAGCTCATAACAGCAGCCTGACAGCCCGGGTGGCCACCAAAGCCATGGACAAGGCAGACAAGCCCAGTCCCTCTGTGAAGAAGCACGTGCGGCTCCAAGAGAG GAGGGGCTCCAACGTGTCGCTGGTGCTGGACATGAGCTCGCTGGGCAGCGTGGAGCCCATCCAGCCCGTATGCACCCCACGGGACGTCACGCTGCAGTTCCTGAGGACATCCAGCCATGTGCTGAGGACGGAGGAGCTTCAGCAGCATGCCCAgagcctggcacagctgcaggaggagttCTCG AAAATCCCTCCCAACTTCGTCAGTCCGGAGGAACTGGAGATCCCTGGCCGTGCCTCCAAGGACAGATACAAAACCATCCTCCCCA ACCCCGAGAGCCGGGTGTGCCTCAGGAGAGCAGGGAGCCAGGAGGAAGACGGCTACATCAATGCCAACTACATCACG CAGGGCTATGCAGGACGTCCCCGGGAGTACATTGCCACCCAGGGGCCCATGCTGAACACCGTGACTGATTTCTGGGAGATGGTGTGGCAGGAGGAAGCACCCATCATCGTCATGATAACCAAGCTCCAGGAGCGCAAGGAG aaatgtgTCCACTACTGGCCTGAGAAGGAGGGCACCTACGGCCCCTTCACCATCCGTGTGCAGGGCATTAGCGAGTGTGCGGAGTACGTGGTCCGCAGTCTCTCCATCCAG ctGGAAGGTGAATGCCGCCACGTCAAACACATCCTCTTCCCTTCCTGGCCAGACCAGCAGACACCTGAGTCAGCCAAGCCCCTGCTGCACTTGGTGTCCAAAATGGAGGAgattctgcaggctgcagccagcccagggCCCATCGTTGTGCACTGCAG CGCAGGCATCGGTCGGACGGGCTGCTTCATTGCTACCAGGATTGGGTGCCAGCAGCTGAAAGACAAGGGAGATGTGGACATCCTGGGAATCGTGTGCCGCCTGCGCATTGACAG AGGCGGGATGATCCAGACCAGTGAGCAGTACCAGTTTCTCCATCACACACTAGCCCTGTATGCTTCCCAGCTGCCAGAAGCAGGGGGCCGTTAG
- the PTPN7 gene encoding tyrosine-protein phosphatase non-receptor type 7 isoform X5 — translation MVQSCSVCHRAHNSSLTARVATKAMDKADKPSPSVKKHVRLQERRGSNVSLVLDMSSLGSVEPIQPVCTPRDVTLQFLRTSSHVLRTEELQQHAQSLAQLQEEFSKIPPNFVSPEELEIPGRASKDRYKTILPNPESRVCLRRAGSQEEDGYINANYITGYAGRPREYIATQGPMLNTVTDFWEMVWQEEAPIIVMITKLQERKEKCVHYWPEKEGTYGPFTIRVQGISECAEYVVRSLSIQLEGECRHVKHILFPSWPDQQTPESAKPLLHLVSKMEEILQAAASPGPIVVHCSAGIGRTGCFIATRIGCQQLKDKGDVDILGIVCRLRIDRGGMIQTSEQYQFLHHTLALYASQLPEAGGR, via the exons ATGGTCCAATCCTGCTCAGTGTGCCACAGAGCTCATAACAGCAGCCTGACAGCCCGGGTGGCCACCAAAGCCATGGACAAGGCAGACAAGCCCAGTCCCTCTGTGAAGAAGCACGTGCGGCTCCAAGAGAG GAGGGGCTCCAACGTGTCGCTGGTGCTGGACATGAGCTCGCTGGGCAGCGTGGAGCCCATCCAGCCCGTATGCACCCCACGGGACGTCACGCTGCAGTTCCTGAGGACATCCAGCCATGTGCTGAGGACGGAGGAGCTTCAGCAGCATGCCCAgagcctggcacagctgcaggaggagttCTCG AAAATCCCTCCCAACTTCGTCAGTCCGGAGGAACTGGAGATCCCTGGCCGTGCCTCCAAGGACAGATACAAAACCATCCTCCCCA ACCCCGAGAGCCGGGTGTGCCTCAGGAGAGCAGGGAGCCAGGAGGAAGACGGCTACATCAATGCCAACTACATCACG GGCTATGCAGGACGTCCCCGGGAGTACATTGCCACCCAGGGGCCCATGCTGAACACCGTGACTGATTTCTGGGAGATGGTGTGGCAGGAGGAAGCACCCATCATCGTCATGATAACCAAGCTCCAGGAGCGCAAGGAG aaatgtgTCCACTACTGGCCTGAGAAGGAGGGCACCTACGGCCCCTTCACCATCCGTGTGCAGGGCATTAGCGAGTGTGCGGAGTACGTGGTCCGCAGTCTCTCCATCCAG ctGGAAGGTGAATGCCGCCACGTCAAACACATCCTCTTCCCTTCCTGGCCAGACCAGCAGACACCTGAGTCAGCCAAGCCCCTGCTGCACTTGGTGTCCAAAATGGAGGAgattctgcaggctgcagccagcccagggCCCATCGTTGTGCACTGCAG CGCAGGCATCGGTCGGACGGGCTGCTTCATTGCTACCAGGATTGGGTGCCAGCAGCTGAAAGACAAGGGAGATGTGGACATCCTGGGAATCGTGTGCCGCCTGCGCATTGACAG AGGCGGGATGATCCAGACCAGTGAGCAGTACCAGTTTCTCCATCACACACTAGCCCTGTATGCTTCCCAGCTGCCAGAAGCAGGGGGCCGTTAG